Proteins encoded together in one Shewanella oneidensis MR-1 window:
- the fdhF gene encoding formate dehydrogenase subunit alpha: MIELRIDNKIVSAEPSDNLLHAARKAGIAIPSLCDPTDASRQLDTQAHAEKQDCNLCLVQIENSDASLRCVKACETPAQTGMKVITQSAFLTKQRQAALNAILSDHFADCEAPCQQACPAGVDVQRYLYHIAQGDHTQAVKVIKETLPLPLSIGRVCPAFCETECRRGLIDDPIAIRQLKRHAADLDLADDEHGNSYQPPRLADTGKKIAIIGSGPAGLSAGYYLSNQGHNIEIFEAMPKAGGWLRYGIPEYRLPKAILDKEIELLCRNGLTIHTQMRLGHEIHLNQLITDFDAVCLAIGAQKAVPMHYKGSELAGCYLGVDFLKDHCLDKQLKLGKKVAVIGGGNTAIDCARTAVREGCDVTLIYRRTRAEMPAEAYEVHEAEVEGVKFHFLTNPLENHSDADGRVQSVTFSKMTLGEADASGRRAPVDTGETFTEAFDTVIAAVSQAPDLSFMQDPKGQLSHGELALSRWNTLMGCEQTMSSGVEKLFVMGDARRGPATAVAAIGDGRKAAKAIDKMLQIGLSCDLHAHEFNSVKTIPGSLKQAEVKSAEASSPLYPHTKRQPRLKMPELTALQRLLNYSEVELGFPADAAMQEAARCLECACQANTDCKLRDYATDYGVESKSLATENARYFSVDKSSPFIQFDANRCISCGKCVDVCQQQSGHCAIQFAKDSYQVLPQSISPADERRAPRVGFSASMADSHCVQCGNCVQVCPTGALVDARDKRQGDCTELTTASTICTYCGVGCRLDLKIDPSTNRIRHIEGNKDSVVNQGMLCVKGRFGFDFIHSDKRLTTPLIRKNGKLQPCSWPEAIDYVAKRLTEIKQKDGSNAFASLASAKATNEDNFVLQKFVRSVLGTNNIDHCARLCHSSTVTGLQQSIGSGAMTNDILSIKDSDVIFILGSDTTCAHPIIASKIQQAVNLYGARLIVADPKRVGIAEKAELYVAHRPGTDVMLLNAIMAEIIRNNWQDKDYIAKRTEGIEALYAELAKEDYSLEKAALITGVKAENIARIARTIGTAQKTAVYYAMGITQHTTGHDNVTAISNLQLLCGNIGVSGAGINPLRGQSNVQGACDMGALPNYFTGYQKVTDIHARMRFESHWQTPLSGEIGVTATHMMHDIAKGKINALYVMGENPVLSDPDQAHVLNALSQIEFLVVQDIFLTETAELAHVVLPAAAFVEKRGHFTNTERRVQRLEQALASPGEALPDWQIVQAIANAMGANWDYKDEAAIWAEINALTPQYRGILWERLTAGEDGQIPQGIQWPCPDEKHPGTPIMHQGQFTRGLGLFTPVSYRLPAEMPCNEYPLTLSTGRLLEQFHTGTLTRKTPGLDLLGAPKVMISVYDAEQLGINNGDKIRLTTRRGEIEIDAFVTKRAQAGVLFLPFHFVEAAANKLTINALDPVAYIPEYKVCAVRVEKVTKQMCEPT; encoded by the coding sequence ATGATAGAACTTCGAATCGACAATAAGATAGTCTCGGCCGAACCGAGCGATAACCTATTACACGCAGCCCGTAAGGCGGGTATTGCTATTCCCAGCCTGTGCGATCCCACTGACGCCTCACGGCAATTGGACACGCAAGCCCATGCCGAAAAGCAGGACTGTAACCTCTGTCTGGTGCAAATCGAAAATAGCGATGCCAGCCTACGCTGTGTTAAAGCCTGTGAAACCCCAGCCCAAACAGGCATGAAGGTCATCACCCAATCGGCGTTTTTAACCAAACAACGCCAAGCAGCACTGAACGCTATTTTGAGCGATCACTTTGCCGACTGTGAGGCGCCCTGCCAACAAGCCTGCCCAGCGGGTGTTGATGTGCAGCGTTATCTGTACCACATTGCCCAAGGTGACCACACTCAAGCGGTTAAAGTCATTAAAGAAACATTGCCACTGCCACTGTCGATTGGCCGAGTTTGCCCCGCGTTTTGCGAAACCGAATGCCGCCGCGGCCTCATCGACGACCCGATTGCCATCCGCCAACTTAAGCGCCATGCCGCCGATTTAGATTTAGCCGATGACGAGCACGGCAATAGTTATCAACCGCCACGCCTCGCAGACACTGGCAAGAAAATTGCGATTATTGGCTCTGGCCCAGCGGGCTTAAGCGCGGGTTATTACCTGTCTAACCAAGGGCATAATATTGAGATTTTTGAGGCCATGCCCAAGGCCGGTGGTTGGCTGCGCTACGGTATTCCCGAATACCGTTTACCCAAAGCGATTCTCGATAAAGAAATTGAGTTGCTGTGTCGTAATGGGTTAACCATTCATACCCAAATGCGCCTAGGTCATGAGATCCATTTAAACCAGCTGATCACCGATTTTGATGCAGTGTGCCTTGCCATCGGCGCCCAAAAAGCAGTGCCAATGCACTATAAAGGCTCCGAGCTTGCTGGCTGCTATCTTGGGGTGGATTTTCTTAAGGATCATTGCCTCGATAAGCAATTGAAGCTTGGTAAAAAAGTGGCGGTAATTGGCGGCGGCAACACCGCCATAGATTGTGCTCGCACAGCGGTGCGCGAAGGCTGCGATGTCACCTTAATCTACCGCCGTACCCGCGCCGAAATGCCCGCTGAAGCCTACGAAGTGCACGAGGCCGAAGTTGAAGGGGTTAAGTTTCACTTCTTAACCAATCCACTTGAAAACCATAGTGATGCCGACGGTCGAGTGCAGTCGGTCACCTTTAGCAAAATGACGCTCGGCGAAGCCGATGCCTCGGGCAGACGTGCGCCAGTGGACACGGGGGAAACCTTTACCGAAGCCTTTGATACAGTGATCGCCGCCGTATCTCAAGCGCCAGATCTGAGCTTTATGCAAGATCCTAAAGGACAGCTTAGCCATGGCGAACTGGCGCTGAGCCGTTGGAACACACTAATGGGTTGTGAGCAAACCATGTCATCGGGCGTGGAAAAGCTGTTTGTGATGGGCGATGCCCGCCGCGGCCCAGCCACCGCCGTTGCCGCCATTGGTGATGGCCGAAAGGCAGCAAAAGCCATTGATAAAATGCTTCAAATTGGCCTTAGCTGCGATTTGCATGCCCATGAATTTAACTCGGTAAAAACCATTCCGGGCTCCCTTAAACAGGCTGAGGTCAAATCAGCAGAAGCAAGTTCACCCCTCTACCCCCATACAAAACGTCAGCCCCGCTTAAAAATGCCCGAACTCACGGCGCTGCAACGACTACTCAATTACAGTGAAGTAGAATTGGGCTTTCCCGCAGATGCCGCCATGCAAGAAGCGGCACGTTGCCTTGAGTGTGCTTGCCAAGCCAATACTGACTGTAAACTTAGGGATTACGCCACGGATTACGGTGTTGAGAGCAAAAGCTTAGCCACCGAAAATGCACGGTATTTTAGCGTAGATAAGAGTTCGCCCTTTATTCAATTCGATGCCAACCGTTGTATTAGCTGCGGCAAATGCGTCGATGTGTGTCAGCAGCAGAGTGGTCACTGCGCGATTCAATTCGCGAAAGACTCCTACCAAGTACTGCCGCAGAGCATCAGTCCTGCTGATGAGCGAAGAGCCCCCAGAGTTGGCTTTAGTGCCAGCATGGCCGATAGCCACTGCGTACAATGTGGTAACTGTGTGCAGGTTTGCCCAACGGGCGCGCTGGTCGATGCGCGGGATAAACGCCAAGGCGATTGTACAGAGTTAACAACCGCCTCCACCATTTGTACTTACTGCGGTGTCGGCTGTCGTCTCGATCTTAAAATCGACCCCAGCACCAATCGTATTCGCCATATCGAAGGCAACAAAGACTCGGTCGTTAACCAAGGCATGTTATGTGTTAAAGGGCGTTTTGGCTTCGATTTTATTCACAGCGACAAACGCCTAACCACCCCACTAATACGTAAAAACGGCAAACTGCAACCTTGTAGTTGGCCGGAAGCTATCGACTATGTAGCAAAACGTTTAACCGAGATAAAACAAAAAGATGGCAGCAATGCCTTCGCAAGTCTCGCCTCGGCCAAGGCCACCAATGAAGATAACTTTGTACTGCAAAAGTTTGTCCGTAGCGTCCTTGGCACCAACAACATCGACCATTGCGCCCGCCTGTGTCACTCCTCGACCGTTACGGGCCTGCAGCAGAGCATTGGTAGCGGCGCCATGACCAATGATATTCTGAGTATAAAGGACTCCGACGTCATTTTTATTCTGGGTTCCGATACCACCTGCGCCCATCCGATTATCGCCTCAAAAATCCAGCAGGCAGTCAACCTGTACGGCGCTCGGTTGATCGTGGCCGATCCGAAACGCGTTGGCATAGCAGAAAAGGCCGAACTCTATGTTGCCCACAGACCGGGCACGGATGTGATGCTGCTCAACGCCATTATGGCAGAAATTATTCGCAATAATTGGCAGGATAAAGACTATATTGCCAAGCGGACCGAAGGCATTGAGGCACTGTATGCCGAGCTTGCCAAGGAGGATTACTCCCTTGAAAAAGCGGCACTTATCACAGGTGTTAAAGCTGAGAATATCGCCCGTATTGCGCGTACCATAGGCACGGCGCAAAAAACGGCGGTGTACTACGCCATGGGGATAACCCAACATACCACGGGGCACGATAACGTCACCGCCATATCTAATCTGCAGCTACTTTGCGGCAATATTGGTGTGTCAGGAGCTGGCATCAACCCACTGCGCGGCCAGAGTAATGTGCAGGGCGCCTGCGATATGGGCGCGCTGCCCAACTATTTTACCGGTTACCAAAAGGTCACGGATATTCATGCCAGAATGCGCTTCGAAAGCCATTGGCAAACTCCGTTATCGGGGGAGATTGGCGTCACAGCAACCCATATGATGCATGATATTGCCAAGGGCAAAATCAACGCCTTATATGTGATGGGTGAAAACCCAGTGCTGAGCGATCCTGACCAAGCCCATGTGCTTAACGCCTTAAGCCAGATTGAGTTTTTAGTTGTCCAGGACATCTTTTTAACCGAGACCGCTGAGCTTGCCCATGTGGTGTTGCCCGCCGCCGCTTTTGTGGAAAAACGCGGCCACTTTACCAACACCGAACGACGAGTACAGCGACTTGAGCAAGCGCTTGCCTCACCGGGTGAAGCGCTGCCCGATTGGCAAATCGTACAAGCGATTGCCAATGCTATGGGAGCAAACTGGGATTATAAAGATGAAGCAGCAATTTGGGCTGAAATTAATGCATTAACGCCTCAGTATCGCGGCATTCTTTGGGAGAGATTAACCGCTGGTGAGGATGGTCAAATCCCTCAAGGTATTCAATGGCCTTGTCCGGATGAAAAGCATCCGGGAACACCGATTATGCACCAAGGTCAATTCACCCGCGGTTTAGGTTTATTTACGCCGGTCAGCTATCGCCTTCCCGCTGAAATGCCCTGCAACGAGTATCCACTTACGCTCTCGACAGGTCGTCTATTGGAGCAATTCCATACGGGCACCTTAACGCGCAAAACGCCCGGGCTGGACTTACTTGGTGCACCTAAAGTGATGATTTCTGTCTACGATGCCGAACAACTCGGGATTAATAACGGCGATAAAATTCGCCTAACCACCCGCCGTGGCGAGATTGAAATTGATGCCTTTGTGACAAAACGCGCTCAGGCAGGCGTACTGTTCTTACCCTTCCATTTTGTCGAAGCCGCAGCGAACAAACTCACCATCAATGCATTAGATCCCGTGGCTTATATCCCCGAGTATAAAGTGTGTGCGGTAAGAGTTGAAAAGGTGACAAAGCAGATGTGTGAGCCCACCTAA
- the lysS gene encoding lysine--tRNA ligase → MTEQVQDENKLIAERRAKLDSIRPNCSANAHPNTFRRTHKAAELQEKYGQNTKEELEALGFRTSIAGRIMAKRGPFLVIQDVSGRIQAYAEKGVQADLKDRYQGLDIGDIIGVTGQLHLSGKGDLYVNMEEYQLLTKALRPLPEKFHGLTDQETRYRQRYVDLIVNEESRQAFVMRSKVVAAIRNFMIKKEFMEVETPMMHVIPGGASARPFITHHNALDMPMYLRIAPELYLKRLVVGGFERVFEINRNFRNEGLSPRHNPEFTMMEFYMAYADYQDLMDLTEELLSSIAIELLGSAQMPYGEHTVDFGGPYARLSMLEAIQKYNPDNATIQAMTYEQVKDLEFMRELAISLGIKIEKFWTCGQLLEEIFGETAEWQLMQPTFITGYPADISPLARRNDDNHFITDRFEFFIGGREVANGFSELNDAQDQDSRFKAQVDAKDAGDDEAMFYDADYITALEHGLPPTAGQGIGIDRLVMLFTNTHTIRDVILFPAMRPQA, encoded by the coding sequence ATGACTGAACAAGTACAAGATGAAAACAAACTGATTGCCGAGCGTCGTGCCAAGCTAGACAGCATTCGCCCGAACTGCAGCGCGAATGCTCACCCTAATACGTTCCGTCGCACCCATAAAGCGGCAGAGTTGCAGGAAAAATACGGTCAAAATACTAAGGAAGAACTCGAAGCCTTAGGTTTTAGAACCAGCATCGCTGGCCGTATCATGGCAAAACGTGGCCCATTCCTAGTGATCCAAGACGTGTCTGGTCGTATCCAAGCTTACGCTGAAAAGGGCGTTCAAGCGGATCTGAAAGATCGTTACCAAGGTTTGGATATCGGTGACATCATCGGCGTGACTGGTCAGTTGCACTTGTCTGGTAAAGGCGATCTGTACGTCAACATGGAAGAGTACCAACTGCTGACTAAAGCACTACGTCCTCTGCCAGAAAAATTCCACGGCTTAACAGATCAAGAAACCCGTTACCGCCAACGTTATGTTGACTTAATCGTTAACGAAGAATCTCGTCAAGCCTTCGTAATGCGTTCAAAAGTGGTTGCAGCTATCCGTAACTTCATGATCAAAAAAGAGTTCATGGAAGTTGAAACCCCAATGATGCACGTGATCCCAGGCGGCGCTTCTGCCCGTCCATTTATCACGCACCACAATGCGCTGGACATGCCTATGTACCTGCGTATCGCGCCAGAGTTATACCTCAAGCGTTTAGTGGTGGGTGGTTTTGAGCGTGTGTTCGAAATCAATCGTAACTTCCGTAACGAAGGTCTGTCACCACGTCATAACCCAGAATTCACTATGATGGAATTCTATATGGCCTATGCTGACTACCAAGATCTGATGGACTTAACCGAAGAATTGTTAAGCTCAATTGCAATCGAACTCTTAGGTAGCGCGCAAATGCCATATGGCGAGCATACTGTTGATTTCGGTGGTCCTTATGCCCGTTTAAGCATGCTAGAAGCGATTCAGAAGTACAATCCTGATAACGCGACTATCCAGGCCATGACCTACGAGCAAGTGAAAGATCTTGAATTTATGCGTGAACTGGCTATCAGCCTTGGCATCAAGATTGAGAAGTTCTGGACCTGTGGTCAGCTATTAGAAGAAATCTTCGGTGAAACCGCTGAATGGCAGTTAATGCAACCGACTTTCATCACTGGCTACCCAGCGGACATTTCGCCACTGGCACGTCGTAACGATGACAACCACTTTATTACCGACCGTTTTGAATTCTTCATCGGTGGCCGTGAAGTAGCTAACGGCTTCAGCGAGTTAAATGATGCGCAGGATCAAGACAGCCGCTTTAAAGCGCAGGTTGATGCCAAAGACGCGGGTGACGATGAAGCCATGTTCTACGATGCGGACTACATCACTGCACTGGAACACGGTTTACCACCAACAGCAGGTCAAGGTATCGGTATCGACCGTTTAGTGATGCTATTCACTAACACTCACACTATCCGTGATGTGATCCTATTCCCAGCGATGCGCCCACAGGCTTAA
- the prfB gene encoding peptide chain release factor 2 (programmed frameshift) gives MFEVNPVKFKIKELAERTQLLRGYLDYDAKHERLEEVSRELESSEVWNEPERAQALGKERASLEAVVKTIDDMDSGLEDVEGLLELAIEEEDEDTFNETTKELDYLESRLAELEFRRMFSGPQDASNCYLDIQSGSGGTEAQDWANMVLRMYLRWGEAHGFSPELMEVTDGDVAGIKGATIKFTGEYAFGWLRTETGVHRLVRKSPFDSSGRRHTSFCSVFVYPEIDDDITIDINPADLRIDVYRASGAGGQHVNRTESAVRITHLPTNTVVQCQNDRSQHKNKDSAMKQLKAKLFELEMHKQNAEKQAAEDAKSDIGWGSQIRSYVLDDSRIKDLRTSVETRNTQAVLDGDLDKFIEASLKSGL, from the exons ATGTTTGAAGTTAATCCAGTAAAATTCAAAATTAAGGAGCTTGCCGAGCGTACGCAGCTTCTTAGGGGGTATCTT GACTACGATGCTAAGCATGAGCGTCTAGAAGAAGTCAGCCGTGAACTTGAAAGTTCTGAGGTGTGGAACGAGCCAGAACGTGCTCAAGCCCTAGGTAAAGAGCGCGCCAGCCTCGAAGCCGTCGTAAAAACTATCGATGATATGGACTCGGGTCTTGAAGACGTTGAAGGTCTACTTGAGCTTGCCATCGAAGAAGAAGACGAAGACACCTTCAATGAAACCACCAAAGAGCTGGATTATTTAGAGAGCCGTTTGGCCGAACTCGAATTCCGCCGTATGTTCTCTGGTCCACAGGACGCCTCAAACTGTTACTTAGACATTCAGTCGGGCAGTGGTGGTACTGAGGCGCAAGATTGGGCCAACATGGTACTACGTATGTATCTGCGTTGGGGGGAAGCCCACGGATTCAGCCCTGAGCTGATGGAAGTGACCGACGGTGACGTGGCCGGTATTAAGGGCGCGACCATTAAATTTACCGGTGAATATGCCTTTGGTTGGTTACGTACCGAAACTGGCGTGCACCGTTTAGTGCGTAAATCGCCATTTGACTCATCGGGCCGTCGCCACACGTCTTTCTGCTCGGTATTTGTTTACCCTGAGATTGATGACGATATCACCATCGATATCAACCCTGCTGACTTACGTATCGACGTATACCGCGCCTCGGGTGCCGGTGGTCAGCACGTTAACCGAACCGAATCTGCGGTACGTATTACCCACTTACCGACCAACACGGTAGTGCAGTGCCAGAACGACCGTTCACAGCACAAGAACAAAGATTCGGCGATGAAACAGTTAAAAGCCAAACTGTTCGAATTAGAAATGCATAAGCAAAATGCCGAAAAGCAAGCCGCCGAAGATGCCAAATCTGACATCGGTTGGGGCAGCCAAATTCGTTCTTATGTATTGGATGATTCCCGTATCAAAGACTTACGCACTAGCGTGGAGACGCGCAATACCCAAGCGGTACTCGATGGCGATCTGGACAAGTTTATCGAAGCCAGTTTGAAATCAGGGCTGTAA
- a CDS encoding DUF2846 domain-containing protein, producing MLKKLLTPMLAVCLFLTGCASVPMASQEEDAKLKTFQKPADNKSGIYVYRNSFAGQALKKNIYINGNLIGESANKVYFYKEVAPGEQKLSTESEFSENDLTVKTEGGKNYFFEQYIKMGVFVGGAGLKAVSDTEGMKNVQECKLAK from the coding sequence ATGTTAAAAAAACTACTTACCCCCATGTTAGCTGTTTGCCTATTTCTTACTGGTTGCGCTTCAGTGCCAATGGCATCGCAAGAAGAAGATGCCAAGTTAAAAACATTCCAAAAACCAGCTGACAATAAAAGCGGTATCTATGTTTACCGTAATAGCTTTGCTGGACAAGCACTAAAGAAAAATATCTACATTAACGGTAATCTAATTGGTGAGTCAGCCAACAAAGTTTACTTCTATAAAGAAGTTGCCCCTGGTGAGCAGAAGTTATCGACCGAATCTGAATTCAGCGAAAATGATTTAACAGTGAAAACCGAAGGGGGGAAAAATTACTTCTTCGAGCAATATATCAAAATGGGCGTTTTTGTTGGTGGTGCAGGACTAAAAGCAGTCTCTGATACCGAAGGCATGAAAAACGTTCAAGAATGTAAACTGGCAAAATAG
- a CDS encoding amidohydrolase, which yields MKNKQSKSLLIKSMALTGLFTISACANEELADTLLTNTNIYGHNNATSLAIKDGKIVYIGDEQNAMNHVSNKTQVIDLKGGYLLPGFVDNHNHVFEAASEIGSDCLLDEDKDINGYIRSLRACKEELEEGEWLLGYGHELSQLMQDNDTSPLAILDEIFPNNPVIIMEQTSHSMWVNSLALAEAGITIHSKEPQGGKILKDKTTGKLLGILLDNAGDLLMEQAWKNQPNLAEANYQGLLNGLAQASKHGITTIGDGRLYWKRGWLETWLTAEKNQALTARVSLRPWVYPADEANEQLAFFKKIKSNDKQRLIQINQVKIYSDGIIINGTASTLDPYDWSYTPQIPHGLEYIPATKMAWWLSELNKIGYGAHIHAIGDAGVRNTLNAIETLRAQGATTAYSMTHLEMVSAQDIKRFAPLRVDADFQLGSDYIAEQDHDWAIPFIGKQRAHALLPINAILNTGANVTLSSDWNVNDINPLVGIANAVYLKNMGIADIHQAIAAYTINPAQALGLDDITGTLEVGKSADIVMLERDITQSTPKQIANTRVLMTWLEGEVVYDEQTE from the coding sequence ATGAAAAATAAACAATCAAAATCATTATTAATAAAATCAATGGCATTAACAGGATTATTTACGATTTCAGCCTGTGCAAATGAGGAGCTGGCAGACACTTTACTGACCAATACAAATATTTATGGTCACAACAATGCTACGAGCCTAGCCATCAAGGATGGCAAGATTGTCTACATAGGCGATGAACAAAATGCGATGAACCATGTTAGCAATAAAACTCAGGTCATTGACTTAAAAGGCGGGTATTTACTCCCTGGTTTTGTTGATAACCATAATCACGTCTTTGAGGCCGCCAGTGAAATAGGCAGTGATTGCTTATTGGATGAAGATAAAGATATCAATGGGTATATTCGCTCTTTGCGTGCCTGCAAGGAGGAACTTGAAGAGGGTGAGTGGCTTCTGGGTTATGGGCATGAACTAAGCCAATTAATGCAAGATAACGACACCAGTCCATTAGCAATCCTTGATGAAATATTCCCTAATAACCCCGTAATTATCATGGAGCAAACCTCTCATTCCATGTGGGTCAACTCACTTGCTCTGGCAGAAGCGGGCATAACCATACACTCAAAGGAGCCTCAAGGGGGAAAAATTCTTAAGGATAAAACGACCGGAAAACTTCTCGGAATACTGCTTGATAATGCGGGAGATCTCCTGATGGAACAGGCATGGAAAAACCAACCTAACTTAGCAGAAGCTAACTACCAAGGATTACTTAATGGTTTAGCTCAAGCTAGCAAACATGGCATAACCACAATTGGAGACGGTCGTTTATATTGGAAAAGAGGTTGGTTAGAAACTTGGTTAACCGCAGAAAAAAATCAAGCCTTGACTGCTCGGGTGAGCCTACGTCCTTGGGTATATCCAGCCGATGAGGCAAATGAGCAACTTGCATTCTTCAAAAAAATAAAATCAAATGACAAACAAAGACTTATACAAATAAACCAAGTAAAAATATACAGTGATGGCATCATTATCAATGGTACAGCAAGCACCTTAGATCCTTATGATTGGAGTTATACCCCTCAAATTCCCCATGGTCTTGAGTATATTCCAGCTACAAAAATGGCATGGTGGCTCAGTGAGCTGAACAAGATTGGCTACGGAGCACACATCCATGCCATAGGTGATGCAGGGGTACGCAATACCTTAAATGCGATTGAAACCTTACGAGCTCAAGGTGCTACTACCGCCTACTCAATGACGCATTTAGAAATGGTTTCAGCCCAAGATATTAAACGCTTCGCGCCACTGAGAGTTGATGCAGACTTTCAGTTAGGCAGTGACTATATTGCAGAACAAGATCATGATTGGGCGATACCGTTTATTGGTAAACAACGGGCACACGCACTATTGCCAATTAACGCGATTTTAAATACGGGTGCAAATGTAACATTAAGCAGTGACTGGAATGTTAACGATATCAATCCGTTAGTAGGGATAGCTAACGCAGTCTACTTGAAGAACATGGGGATAGCTGATATTCATCAAGCGATCGCCGCTTATACCATTAATCCCGCACAAGCGTTGGGGTTAGATGATATCACAGGCACTTTAGAGGTTGGCAAATCCGCCGATATCGTCATGTTAGAGCGCGATATCACTCAATCGACACCGAAGCAAATCGCCAACACACGCGTGTTAATGACATGGCTTGAAGGTGAAGTGGTATACGATGAACAAACAGAATGA
- a CDS encoding LysR family transcriptional regulator has product MMNIQRVKAFVIAAQLGSVSAAARQLGKRQPQVSQWIAELEVDLGVQLFQRGANQVELSLAGQHLLPRAILALSQWEQFSSSAAHFATYQKGIICLGVESHIPLNGLITVVNTFFEQFPAVNFVLQVDKLTVLNEAFNAGNIDLLLRHQSDELHLTEVGYCRIGKYKEVLLVSRQSPLSKQAIVAPSELAIYREYVWAGGQACCEDLEVGFSGHYCVIPDLGLLKKLLIDGSGYAFLPLSLAQTEINQGLLTVVKLNCERENVERGLELRWHFGFESSALGLSLLDLIKNQLSELT; this is encoded by the coding sequence ATGATGAATATTCAGAGAGTGAAAGCATTTGTTATCGCGGCGCAGTTGGGGTCTGTATCGGCTGCGGCCCGTCAATTGGGTAAACGTCAACCCCAAGTCAGTCAGTGGATTGCCGAGCTTGAGGTTGATCTCGGTGTTCAGTTGTTTCAACGTGGGGCTAATCAAGTTGAATTGAGTTTAGCGGGTCAGCATCTATTGCCTAGGGCAATATTAGCCTTATCTCAATGGGAGCAATTTTCCAGTTCGGCTGCGCATTTTGCAACTTATCAAAAGGGGATAATTTGTCTCGGTGTGGAAAGCCATATTCCATTAAACGGTTTGATAACCGTGGTTAACACTTTTTTTGAGCAGTTTCCTGCGGTCAATTTCGTGCTGCAAGTCGATAAGTTAACTGTGTTAAATGAAGCATTTAATGCAGGCAATATCGATCTTTTATTACGTCATCAGTCGGATGAATTGCACTTAACGGAAGTCGGTTATTGCCGGATAGGCAAGTATAAAGAAGTGTTATTAGTTTCACGGCAAAGCCCATTAAGTAAACAAGCCATTGTTGCACCAAGCGAGTTGGCGATTTACCGTGAATATGTTTGGGCGGGTGGCCAAGCATGTTGTGAGGATTTAGAGGTGGGGTTTAGTGGACATTATTGTGTGATCCCTGATTTAGGGTTATTAAAAAAACTGCTTATTGATGGGAGTGGTTATGCATTTTTACCTTTGTCCCTTGCTCAAACCGAAATAAACCAGGGGTTGTTAACTGTCGTTAAACTCAATTGTGAACGAGAAAATGTCGAACGCGGTTTAGAATTGCGCTGGCACTTTGGATTTGAGTCCAGCGCATTAGGGCTGAGTTTGTTGGATTTAATCAAAAATCAGCTGAGTGAGTTAACATGA
- a CDS encoding lactoylglutathione lyase family protein, with protein sequence MKPYPRTFSHIGISVPDLDAAVKFYTEVLGWYLIMQPTEIIEDNSAIGEMCTDVFGPNWGSFKIAHLSTGDRIGVELFQFANQVNPENNFEYWKTGVFHFCVQDPNLEELAEKIVAAGGKKRMKAPRYYYPGEKPYRMIYMEDPFGNILEIYSHSYELHYASGAYQ encoded by the coding sequence ATGAAACCGTATCCACGTACTTTTTCGCATATTGGTATTTCTGTGCCCGACCTCGATGCCGCAGTGAAGTTTTACACTGAGGTACTCGGCTGGTATTTGATTATGCAGCCCACAGAAATCATCGAGGATAATTCGGCGATTGGTGAAATGTGTACCGATGTATTTGGCCCGAATTGGGGATCTTTTAAAATTGCCCATTTATCAACAGGCGACAGAATTGGCGTCGAATTATTCCAATTTGCTAATCAAGTAAACCCAGAGAACAACTTTGAATATTGGAAAACAGGCGTATTCCATTTTTGTGTTCAAGATCCAAACCTTGAAGAGTTAGCTGAAAAAATTGTCGCCGCTGGTGGGAAGAAACGGATGAAGGCACCAAGATATTACTATCCAGGCGAAAAGCCGTACCGCATGATCTATATGGAAGATCCCTTTGGCAACATTCTCGAAATCTATAGCCATAGTTACGAGCTACATTATGCCAGCGGCGCTTATCAATAA